Proteins encoded by one window of Flavobacterium sp. N502540:
- a CDS encoding heavy-metal-associated domain-containing protein has protein sequence MEKQDFQFKTNLNCGGCVSKVQSDLDNAAGICEWNVDTTNADKILTVQSDGATAEEIIAIIKAKGFKAEPLEI, from the coding sequence ATGGAAAAGCAAGATTTTCAATTTAAAACAAACCTGAACTGCGGTGGATGTGTTTCTAAAGTACAATCAGACCTGGACAATGCAGCAGGGATATGTGAATGGAATGTAGACACTACTAATGCAGATAAAATACTTACCGTTCAATCGGATGGTGCTACTGCCGAAGAAATAATTGCAATTATTAAAGCGAAAGGATTTAAAGCAGAACCTTTAGAAATTTAA
- a CDS encoding DUF6443 domain-containing protein, translating into MKKNILIIALLLLASIDLKAQTLSNDNFVYTLSPKKEVKAANLNSLTKDEMSQNVTYFDGLGRPIQTIAIGQGAAGQDLVTPMEYDGFGRQVKEYLPYPAANGGSSYPRIDSNTAIATAKGIYSAAKYDNTPNPFSQKAFEPSPLNRVLKQAAPGASWEMGKGHEIKIDYQTNTTADAVKKYKANAIWQAGLGLYNISFLDEGTYAEGKLYKTVTYDENTTANPSESAGATVEFKNTEGKVVLKRTYNSGNRHDTYYVYDIYGNLTYVLPPKVPAVVDDEVLKGLCYQYKYDNRNRLAEKKLPGKQWEFIVYDKLDRPVATGPAFSPFKDETAEGWLITKYDAFSRPIYTGWNGQPSNAVTRKALQDAQNTANVIFETKQTSGSIDNILVNYSNNIAPTNFKLLTVTYYDDYSYPNAPAKPAAIEDQPVLDNVKGLMTGSWTRALTTATATFGETSTIFYDRKARAINTRTQNHLGGYTSTDSKLDFIGKSLYTITKHKRTLGDTELIVREDFTYSPQDRLLTHTHQVNGGQVELLAENSYDDLGQLIVKNVGNNAANPLQKVQYTYNIRGWLTGINNVEELQQDTDPKDLFAFKINYEKQPGNSQVQALYNGNISETYWKTNTDVTKRSYGYQYDNLNRLTSAIYSKPNDAIPVSGAYNESLSYDKNGNIKFLQRYGASDAPSIVFQTDDLTYGYLNENSNRLTKVTDGPAGNDNEGFKDGNKTGDDFTYDANGNMIADKNKNITEIQYNQLNLPKKITFGTSGRIEYIYNAAGQKLEKIVKETSGTVHTDYLVGFQYKYSEGQDGGNQGGGNDDGGDPPAPDDPGNTDPPIDGTDPVKDPPGEANRFSAFAVQSSSQAVPSRPTLEFLPTAEGYYDKISKKYVYQYKDHLGNIRLSYAKNPATQVLAIIEESNYYSFGLKHKGYNDYVATNNKYKYNGKELQDELGLNMYDMEARNYMPDVGRWGNMDELSEIFYVNSPYNFSNNNPVVYSDPTGLAPESSNYLASTVVNRRGEIIDYKDDGDDNIYLNKRGGEIVGKERLGVKYEVGNKIVQADLTNYNVLFSDGIANMKYLNKPAKPIMLELPWYVGNPLASEFRCTQIGSFWMWFKTYVKGGTIEIQIGTLINEAPSAGSAIKLLKTMEAEAKASGATKLIIEGKGVVETKLLNAKAWERLGYTIERIEQHSVRIYKNL; encoded by the coding sequence ATGAAAAAAAACATACTAATTATAGCTCTTTTGTTATTAGCAAGTATAGATCTAAAAGCCCAAACCCTTAGCAATGATAATTTTGTGTACACCCTTAGCCCCAAAAAAGAGGTTAAGGCAGCAAACTTAAATTCGCTTACGAAAGACGAAATGAGTCAGAATGTGACGTATTTTGACGGATTGGGACGCCCGATACAAACCATTGCCATTGGTCAGGGAGCAGCCGGACAAGACCTTGTAACGCCTATGGAGTATGACGGTTTTGGACGACAAGTAAAAGAATACCTGCCCTATCCGGCTGCTAATGGAGGCAGCAGTTATCCCAGAATTGACTCCAATACAGCCATAGCTACCGCAAAAGGCATTTATAGCGCTGCAAAATATGACAACACTCCTAATCCTTTCTCACAGAAAGCATTTGAACCATCGCCTCTAAACCGTGTTCTCAAACAAGCTGCTCCGGGAGCTTCATGGGAAATGGGTAAAGGCCATGAAATCAAAATCGATTATCAGACCAATACTACAGCCGATGCCGTAAAAAAGTACAAAGCCAATGCTATTTGGCAGGCAGGCTTAGGATTGTACAACATTAGTTTTTTAGATGAAGGAACCTATGCTGAAGGGAAATTGTATAAAACGGTGACCTACGACGAGAATACAACAGCAAATCCAAGTGAAAGTGCCGGTGCTACAGTAGAATTTAAAAATACCGAAGGTAAGGTTGTTTTAAAGAGAACTTACAATTCAGGCAATCGACACGATACGTATTATGTTTATGACATTTATGGCAATCTGACTTATGTATTGCCTCCAAAAGTACCGGCTGTTGTCGATGATGAAGTTCTAAAAGGGTTATGTTATCAATACAAATACGACAACCGCAACCGTCTGGCCGAGAAAAAACTGCCCGGAAAACAATGGGAGTTTATTGTGTACGATAAACTCGATCGCCCTGTAGCCACAGGACCCGCTTTCTCGCCTTTTAAAGACGAAACTGCCGAAGGCTGGCTGATTACCAAATACGATGCTTTTAGCAGACCCATTTATACCGGCTGGAACGGTCAGCCTTCCAATGCGGTCACCAGAAAAGCATTACAGGATGCTCAAAATACAGCCAATGTTATATTTGAAACGAAACAGACCTCTGGAAGCATAGACAATATATTGGTAAACTACAGCAACAATATTGCTCCTACCAATTTTAAACTTTTAACGGTTACCTATTACGACGACTATAGCTATCCCAATGCGCCTGCGAAACCTGCTGCTATTGAAGATCAGCCCGTTTTAGACAACGTTAAAGGTTTGATGACCGGAAGCTGGACAAGAGCCTTAACCACCGCAACGGCAACATTTGGAGAAACTTCTACTATTTTTTATGACAGAAAAGCCAGAGCCATAAATACCCGAACTCAAAATCATTTGGGCGGTTATACCAGTACCGATAGTAAACTTGATTTTATTGGAAAGTCACTCTATACCATCACCAAACACAAGCGAACCTTAGGAGATACCGAGCTAATCGTAAGAGAAGATTTTACCTATTCGCCACAAGACCGTTTGCTGACGCATACGCATCAGGTCAACGGAGGTCAAGTAGAGCTTTTGGCAGAGAACAGCTATGATGATCTGGGCCAATTGATCGTTAAAAATGTAGGGAACAACGCGGCAAATCCTTTGCAGAAAGTACAGTATACCTATAACATCAGAGGATGGCTAACCGGAATCAACAATGTCGAAGAGCTACAGCAGGACACAGATCCGAAAGATCTGTTTGCCTTTAAAATTAATTATGAAAAACAGCCGGGCAACTCACAGGTTCAGGCCTTGTACAACGGAAATATTTCCGAGACCTATTGGAAGACCAACACCGATGTGACCAAGCGTTCTTATGGCTATCAGTACGACAATCTAAATCGTCTGACCAGTGCAATTTACAGTAAGCCCAATGATGCCATTCCGGTATCGGGGGCGTATAATGAAAGTTTGAGTTACGATAAAAATGGAAACATCAAGTTCTTACAGCGCTATGGTGCCAGTGATGCTCCGTCTATTGTTTTTCAGACCGACGATTTGACTTACGGGTATTTGAATGAAAACTCGAACCGTTTGACTAAAGTAACTGACGGTCCTGCCGGAAATGACAACGAAGGCTTTAAAGATGGAAACAAAACAGGGGATGATTTTACCTATGATGCCAATGGCAACATGATCGCGGATAAAAACAAAAACATCACCGAAATACAATACAACCAACTCAATTTACCCAAGAAAATTACATTTGGAACAAGTGGTAGGATTGAGTATATTTACAACGCAGCGGGTCAAAAACTGGAGAAAATTGTAAAAGAGACGAGCGGTACAGTTCATACTGATTACCTGGTTGGTTTCCAGTATAAGTACAGTGAGGGGCAGGACGGTGGAAATCAAGGTGGAGGCAATGACGACGGCGGAGATCCTCCTGCACCGGATGATCCGGGAAATACCGATCCACCTATTGATGGTACAGATCCTGTAAAAGATCCACCAGGGGAAGCCAATCGTTTCAGTGCCTTCGCAGTACAGTCGTCAAGTCAGGCTGTTCCGTCGCGACCAACGTTGGAGTTTTTACCGACAGCAGAAGGCTATTATGATAAAATAAGCAAAAAGTATGTCTATCAGTACAAGGATCATTTGGGGAACATACGATTGAGTTATGCTAAAAATCCAGCAACGCAAGTTCTTGCTATTATTGAAGAGAGTAATTATTATTCTTTTGGATTGAAACATAAAGGATATAATGATTATGTAGCTACTAATAATAAGTATAAGTACAACGGGAAAGAATTACAAGACGAGCTGGGGCTTAACATGTATGACATGGAAGCCCGAAATTATATGCCAGATGTTGGTCGTTGGGGTAATATGGATGAGTTGTCTGAAATTTTTTATGTAAATTCACCTTATAATTTTTCAAATAATAATCCTGTAGTTTATTCTGATCCAACAGGACTAGCTCCAGAGAGTTCAAATTACTTAGCATCTACTGTAGTAAATAGGAGAGGAGAAATTATTGATTACAAGGATGATGGTGATGATAATATATATTTAAATAAACGTGGTGGAGAAATAGTTGGTAAAGAACGTCTAGGTGTAAAGTATGAAGTAGGTAACAAAATCGTTCAGGCTGATTTAACTAATTATAATGTTTTATTTTCTGACGGAATAGCAAATATGAAATACCTTAATAAACCAGCAAAACCAATTATGCTTGAACTTCCTTGGTATGTTGGTAATCCTTTAGCATCAGAATTTAGATGTACTCAAATTGGAAGCTTTTGGATGTGGTTTAAAACATATGTTAAAGGAGGCACAATTGAAATTCAAATAGGTACATTGATAAATGAAGCTCCTTCGGCAGGAAGTGCCATAAAGCTTTTAAAAACAATGGAAGCTGAAGCTAAAGCCTCAGGAGCTACAAAATTAATAATTGAAGGAAAGGGAGTAGTTGAAACAAAACTATTAAATGCTAAAGCTTGGGAAAGACTTGGCTATACTATTGAGAGGATTGAACAACACTCCGTAAGAATTTATAAAAATTTGTAA
- a CDS encoding heavy metal translocating P-type ATPase, protein MATTDNNKETIYIPLEDVNSEHCALIVEKGLAEVKGIETHKVEVNNRRAAITVKGNETVGNAVKAIKDLGYGVPTVKNTFPVLGMTCASCASSAESIVTYELGVVDASVNFATGNLTVEYLPNLTDASKLQKAVQGVGYDLLILDEAKQQESLETIHAENFKRLKNKTIWAVVLSLPVVVIGMFFMNIPYANEIMWFFSTPVILWLGKDFFVNAWKQAKHRSANMDTLVALSTGIAYLFSVFNMLFIDFWHQRGLHAHVYFEAAAVVIAFILLGKLLEEKAKGNTSSAIKKLMGLQPKTVIVIQPDGTEKQVAIEEVNAGAVILVKPGEKIAVDGMVISGHSYVDESMLSGEPVPVLKKENEKVFAGTINQKGSFQFKAVKVGKETMLAQIIKMVQDAQGSKAPVQKLVDKIAGIFVPIVMVIALLTFIAWMVLGGDNAVVQGLMAAVTVLVIACPCALGLATPTAIMVGVGKGAENGILIKDAESLELARKVTAIVLDKTGTITEGRPQVTGIKWLKDVDTTKDILLSIEKQSEHPLAEAVVKSLEGVSGVVLSNFDSITGKGAKAVYADETYYVGNKKLLAENSIVIAESLLIQAEEWGKESKTVIWFTNSKQALSVIAISDKIKETSVQAIKELQEMNIELYMLTGDNEATAKAIATQTGIKHYKAEVLPQHKADFIKELQQQGKTVAMVGDGINDSTALATADVSIAMGKGSDIAMDVAKMTIISSDLTKIPQAIRLSKQTVATIKQNLFWAFIYNLIGIPLAAGVLYPINGFLLNPMIAGAAMALSSVSVVSNSLRLKWKK, encoded by the coding sequence ATGGCAACAACTGATAATAATAAGGAGACAATTTACATTCCGTTAGAAGATGTAAACAGCGAGCACTGTGCATTAATCGTAGAGAAAGGATTGGCAGAGGTTAAGGGAATTGAAACTCACAAGGTGGAAGTTAACAACCGTAGGGCCGCGATAACGGTTAAAGGTAATGAAACTGTTGGTAACGCTGTAAAGGCTATTAAAGACCTTGGATATGGTGTACCAACCGTAAAAAATACGTTCCCAGTTCTGGGAATGACCTGTGCCTCTTGTGCCAGCAGTGCAGAAAGTATTGTAACTTATGAATTGGGAGTAGTGGATGCTTCGGTAAACTTTGCAACAGGAAACCTTACTGTTGAATATCTTCCCAACCTTACAGATGCTTCTAAATTACAAAAAGCAGTTCAGGGCGTTGGCTACGACTTGCTTATTTTAGATGAAGCGAAACAACAAGAGTCTTTAGAGACTATTCATGCGGAAAATTTCAAAAGATTAAAAAACAAAACCATCTGGGCTGTGGTATTGTCATTGCCTGTAGTGGTGATAGGGATGTTCTTCATGAATATTCCTTATGCCAATGAGATCATGTGGTTTTTTTCAACGCCGGTAATTCTTTGGCTGGGGAAAGACTTCTTTGTAAATGCCTGGAAGCAGGCCAAACATCGCTCGGCCAATATGGATACGCTGGTAGCTCTGAGTACCGGAATTGCTTACTTGTTTAGCGTTTTTAATATGTTATTCATAGATTTCTGGCACCAGCGCGGATTGCATGCGCACGTATACTTTGAAGCTGCGGCAGTAGTAATTGCGTTTATTTTGCTAGGGAAATTATTAGAAGAAAAAGCAAAAGGAAATACGTCATCGGCTATTAAAAAACTAATGGGACTGCAGCCTAAAACCGTGATCGTTATTCAACCCGACGGGACTGAAAAACAAGTTGCTATTGAGGAAGTAAATGCGGGAGCAGTTATTTTGGTAAAGCCGGGTGAAAAAATTGCGGTCGATGGTATGGTTATCTCGGGTCATTCTTATGTGGATGAGAGTATGTTAAGCGGTGAACCGGTTCCCGTACTGAAAAAAGAAAACGAAAAAGTGTTTGCAGGAACCATTAATCAAAAAGGAAGTTTTCAATTTAAAGCCGTTAAAGTAGGTAAAGAAACCATGCTTGCCCAGATTATTAAGATGGTCCAGGATGCTCAGGGAAGTAAAGCTCCGGTGCAGAAATTGGTCGATAAAATTGCAGGTATATTTGTCCCGATTGTAATGGTTATTGCACTTCTTACTTTTATAGCCTGGATGGTTTTGGGTGGAGACAACGCTGTAGTGCAAGGGTTGATGGCAGCGGTTACCGTATTGGTTATTGCTTGTCCTTGTGCTTTAGGTCTGGCCACACCAACTGCGATTATGGTAGGTGTAGGTAAAGGCGCCGAAAACGGAATATTAATCAAAGATGCTGAGAGTTTAGAATTGGCCAGAAAAGTAACGGCTATTGTACTCGATAAAACAGGAACCATTACCGAAGGAAGACCACAAGTGACCGGTATAAAATGGCTAAAAGACGTGGACACTACCAAAGATATTCTGCTAAGTATTGAAAAACAATCAGAACATCCGCTAGCAGAAGCGGTAGTGAAAAGTCTGGAAGGAGTGTCAGGTGTAGTTTTATCCAATTTTGACAGTATTACTGGTAAAGGTGCGAAAGCGGTTTATGCCGATGAAACTTATTATGTGGGGAACAAAAAACTGCTGGCAGAAAATAGCATTGTCATTGCAGAATCACTATTGATTCAGGCAGAAGAATGGGGTAAGGAATCCAAGACTGTGATTTGGTTTACCAATAGCAAGCAGGCACTTTCGGTTATTGCGATATCCGACAAAATCAAAGAAACCTCTGTTCAGGCGATCAAAGAATTGCAGGAGATGAATATTGAGCTGTATATGCTGACGGGAGATAACGAAGCGACTGCAAAAGCGATTGCCACACAAACGGGAATCAAACATTATAAAGCAGAGGTGCTGCCACAACACAAAGCTGATTTTATAAAAGAATTACAACAACAAGGTAAAACAGTGGCAATGGTAGGTGATGGTATCAACGACAGTACAGCACTGGCAACTGCCGATGTCAGTATCGCGATGGGCAAGGGAAGTGATATTGCAATGGATGTAGCAAAAATGACGATTATCTCCTCTGATCTGACCAAAATACCTCAGGCGATTCGCCTGTCTAAACAAACGGTTGCAACAATCAAACAGAACTTGTTTTGGGCATTTATTTACAATCTAATCGGTATTCCACTTGCTGCGGGGGTACTTTATCCGATAAATGGATTTTTACTAAACCCTATGATTGCAGGAGCTGCCATGGCTTTGAGCAGCGTGAGCGTAGTGAGCAACAGCTTGCGTCTGAAATGGAAAAAATAA
- a CDS encoding helix-turn-helix domain-containing protein, with product MSTLFVKNMVCNRCIMVVQNELEKLGLEFSNIKLGEVTLAKELSATERTLLEQELVSLGFEVIDDKKSRIIEKIKNIIIDLVHHQDNDTKNNLSDILSEKINHDYNYLSNLFSEVEGTTIEKYFIAQKIEKIKELLVYDELSLSEIALRLNYSSVAYLSNQFKKVTGLTPSYFKQIRAEKRKPLDEVK from the coding sequence ATGAGCACATTATTTGTTAAAAATATGGTTTGCAACCGCTGTATTATGGTGGTTCAGAACGAACTTGAAAAACTTGGACTGGAATTTAGCAACATAAAGCTTGGGGAGGTTACCTTGGCAAAAGAACTGAGTGCCACAGAAAGAACTTTACTGGAGCAGGAACTGGTTTCTCTTGGATTTGAAGTGATCGACGATAAAAAAAGCAGAATCATCGAAAAGATTAAAAACATCATTATTGATTTGGTACACCATCAGGATAATGATACCAAAAATAACCTGTCGGATATCCTGAGCGAAAAGATCAATCATGACTATAATTATCTTTCCAATTTATTTTCTGAAGTAGAAGGAACTACAATAGAGAAGTATTTTATTGCGCAAAAAATTGAAAAAATAAAAGAACTTCTGGTTTACGATGAGTTATCACTTAGCGAGATCGCTTTACGCCTGAATTATTCAAGTGTGGCTTATCTGAGCAATCAGTTTAAAAAAGTAACCGGCCTGACTCCAAGTTATTTCAAGCAAATTCGGGCTGAGAAAAGAAAACCTCTGGATGAGGTGAAGTAA